A window of Physeter macrocephalus isolate SW-GA chromosome 6, ASM283717v5, whole genome shotgun sequence genomic DNA:
TGTACAACCtcatgaatatactaaaaaccacttaactttttactttcaaagggtaaattttatgttatgtgaattatatctcaataaaatatatatatgtatatatatatgaagtccTCCtagtaatatatataaatgcttaTGATGCTTATGATTCAGGGAGGAgaagaaactataaaattatattccTGACATGATATGTACATTTATGGATGAGGACTAAAAGAcatcatgaataaatgaaaactgaCAGTTTGATACAGGTGAATTTTTGATAGGGGGGGGTGGCCATTATACTGTTTTTTgagcaattaaatattttattttcttcccaagaCAGTGTCCACAAGAGGGCAGAGAGATGAAAAACCAAACCATTTCTCACAAGCCTCAGCCGAACAGTTAGAAACCCAGAATCCAGTGTGGAAAGCAATCTTAAAGGTCATCTAAGTCCAATTTCCTCACCTTACAaggaaaaaactgaggcccagagtggtaAAGTGGCTCATCCGAAGTCAGCAGGCTGTTCATGCAAGAGGCAgatgcaaaacaaaaccccaccttGTCACTTCTCCACCCGTCCTCTTTCTACCAAATTACAGTGCTTCCTTAAACAAGGCAATGGTCAATCTAGAAAAGGAAAGCTTTAGAAGGATATGAGGCGAAGGGCAGGTTCTTATCAAGAATgagttttttgttggtttttgttctttGCAGCAAGAAGTGGCAgatctagggaattccctggtggtccaatggttaggactcggcactttcactgccatgggccctggttcgatcccgtcggggaactaagattcagTAAGCGGTGtgacgcagccaaaataataataataataataataagagagagagagagagagagatggcagaTCTAGAAAGAAATTTCAGGGAAGCAAATTTCAGTCCAATAATATAACAACAATTAAGGATGTCCAAAAGGTGGGACAGGTAGGGGATTTCCAATTAAATCAAAAGCCAGAATTGGTCATCTCTGAGGCAAGCTATTCTCAAGATTCTGCTATGGATAGGTACTTGGGGTAGAGGCCTTCTCAGTTCCCTTCCAACACTTTAAAGGGTCTACACACTTTTTATTCGTGGGAGTGGGAGAGTACAGCATCATTGGATTTCATTACATCAACCCAGGTAGAGAATAAGAAAGACCTCTCACTTGCTAATAtcttagttcattttttaaaaataattattttatagggAATTTCTGCTTTCAGCTGATTTTCACTATGTCAGGTCCTTTAGGAAGCACATTCCCAGAAAAGTCTTAGTGATTATAATATTCTAGGGTTGGTAGCAAAGCAGAATTTCCTTCCAGAAGTTCTAAATTCGTATGATTTGtgccatttctttgttttcaaaaaatggCTGGGCTACACCACTGGCTATTAGATACATGAACATCTAGATGTCCTCTGGGGGTGGGTTGGTAGCCTAATCCTGGGAAGCACTCAATTTCAGTACCTGCTCACAGGCCAGGACAAAAGGGAAGATGAAATCCAAAGATGGTTTAATCAAACAGTCTTTCCTACTAAGAGGTAAACATTCTTTAACCTCTTTCTCACTTCTTACCTAGTAACCCAGCCCACACCCACAAACCCTCTCCTATGGAAAGCTTCATACCAATCCACAATGAAGTGACCAATGGGGGTAAGAGTTGGGCAGCAGACCTATGCTGCAGCATTTCATAAACTATAAATACCTCTGCTTTTCTGCACAGAAGGACTGAGACTCCAGATGTCAGGGAACAGCCTCCCTAATTGAAATGAATCTGTCAAAAGATGACAATTCTGCAAGGAGAATCTGCAGGTAAAAAGGGCCATCTTACAAGCAGTTCCCCATCTCCTTCCCATTAAATTCATCTTACCCTCAGAGTTGTCCCATTCTGAGGCCTTCTGCTATAATCACTGGCCCAGAGGAGCTCCGCcccattttaaaatgatagtcCGAGAATGACCAAATCCAAACCACTTCCCTGGTTCCCCATAAACAGCTAAGAAAGGCtggaaatctctttttttttttgctgcaccgtgaggcatttgggatcttagctccccaaccaggatcgaaccgtgccccctacagtggaagcgcagagtcttaaccactggaccaccatggaagtcctggaattttcttaattataaaacaaGAGAGTctagagaaggggaggggagcacTTGTAACCCTACCATCACAATACAATCCATCAttcctatttatttctttctaaccATTATTTGCAGGCATTCATACACAGATTTACAGGAAGCCAAGAGGaactttttttaatacaaaatacacTAATATACTCTTGGAAAATTCATCCTTACAGGTATAACCTTCATTCTATACCAGTAACTCACTAGACACTCAAGCACTATTTCCTTACATAGGCTGAAAAGAGTTTGAAAGGGAACTACTAGTTATATTTGCTTACTCTACATGTGCTAGCTTCTATATTACAGCAACTCTTTAAAAGTACGTACTATTATCTCAATTttagaggaaactaaggctctaAGTGGCTAAAGaaacccaagatcacagagctaaaaAATCATGGAACCAGATTCAAATCCTAATCCTAATCCTCCTGACTCTAAAACTCAAGCTTAAAGTCAAAAGACCATCCATAGACTTGGGGAAAATATCTCCAACACATAACGATGAAGGGCTAAGGTTCCTAACAAGCAAGGATACCAAGAAAATAGATCTCACAGAGACAAACAggaacacaatttaaaaaaaaaaaaaaaggtagatgaAATTATCAGGCAATTCACTGAAGAGGAAATCTAAGGGcccaataaacatttgaaaagatgctgaacTTTACTTGGAGTCAGGGAAAGGCAAACTGAAATCAGATACTATTTCTCACCCATCATgttgacaaaaaattaaaagaaagataagagTCCATACCGGTTACAAAGAAAGAGCCACTTGTACTGCTGGTGGAAGTGTAGATTGTTTACAGTCTTTTCCAAAAGTAACCTGATACAGTATCAATCAAAATTTAAAGCATACATTCTGTTTGACTCTGCATTATCACTTATTGGAATCTAgccttagaaaaacaaaaagcaccaatacacatatttaaagatatttattgtaGCGTTGCTCATGTTGGAAAAGCGTTGCTCATCAATAGTTCCCgtttgaataaatttaaaatatatatgtgtgtgtatatatatatatttttttttgcggtacgcgggcctctcactgttgtggcctctcccgNNNNNNNNNNNNNNNNNNNNNNNNNNNNNNNNNNNNNNNNNNNNNNNNNNNNNNNNNNNNNNNNNNNNNNNNNNNNNNNNNNNNNNNNNNNNNNNNNNNNNNNNNNNNNNNNNNNNNNNNNNNNNNNNNNNNNNNNNNNNNNNNNNNNNNNNNNNNNNNNNNNNNNccgtgtcccctgcatcggcaggcggactctcaaccactgcgccaccagggaagccctaaaatatatttttataacaaaaactcataagaaaatttgagaacagtaaaataattttccaaatcaaGTAAAACCTCAAtcactcttgtttctttttccttatagactatttttaatatatttacattttgcaGATGTAGTACTACATATCatgttaataaattattaattaatagcTTATGAAAAtgtctcattaaaattttttagtaaTACATTTTGCAGATGTAGTACTACATATCATGTTAATAAATTACTAATTAATAGCCTATGAAAATGCCACATGATAATTTGACAAATTATGTTCTTCAATGGAAATGTATATCAATTTCTGACAACTTTAAAAAGGTgtgacattgtaaattaactatacttcaattaaaaaatactgacaaGAAACCAAAAATAACTTGATATGATGAAACATTTGAGTAAattaatagtgaaaaaaaaaaaaaagtgtggcagttaatttggtctttttttttttggatgcgccgggattgcggcatgcaggatctagctccctgaccagggatcaaaccagggccccctgcatcgggagcgtggagtcttaatcactggacctccagggaagtccctaatttggTCTTAAAATCATGGTATATAAATTCATtggcaaattttttttatatatggaTGCAAAAAAACACATCTATAAATTTCATTCCTCTCAATTgatctgaccattttttttttaatcagtaggGAAAACTAGCCAAAATAATGTTACTTTTTAAGAATACAtataccggggcttccctggtggcgcagtggttcagaatctgcctgccaaggtaggggacacgggttcgagccctggtccaggaagatcccacatgccgcggagcaactaagcctgtgcgccacagctactgagcctgcgctctagaacctgtgagccacaactactgagccgcgtgccacaactactgaagcccgcgcgcctagagtgcGTGCTCccgaacaagagaagccaccgcaatgagaagcctgcgcaccgcaacgaagagtagcccccgctagccacaactagagaaagcccacgcacagcaacaaagacccaacgcagccaataaataaacaaataaaataaattttaaaaagaatacatataccACTCAGAGTtaacttccagaaaaaagaaaaggactgagggTTGTacacacaaataaagaaaagcaagaaagctggagtaaatGTACATAATTTTAACATCGCATTCCTGGTCTCCAGTCTTCCTCTGCAAACTGAGGCATCCTGGGCTGTTCCTTTCACACTTGGGAATTAAATAAGGCCTCCTTGAGATGCTCAAGTTATTGGTTCCCTAGGGTTTCCCCAAAGTCCCCAAAAAGGCATATGAGATATAAAATCATGAATTTTCCCATGAGTCCCCATAAAACCGTGTCATCTGTTCCTTCTGCAATTTTCTAATGCATTCTATTTACACCTCTTAGGACACAGTTCAGAACACTGAATGAGGCAGACTTTGATATCTGTGTACCTCTGTTATTATCCCCCACTGGACTGTAAACAACTAGGGAGCAAGGTGTGCAGCTCAGAATCAAATCCCAAGTTTCAGGAAGACCTGACAATTCAGCCAGTCTAACTACCCGTGTAAAGTTTGAGGGCTCTCCACAATACACCAAGCAGAAGAGTCTGTGATAGGGGGATTACACCCTACCCCCCTACCCCACAGCAGCTTGTTCCTTCTTGGGAAAAGAATAGCTCCTAGAAAGTTCtcctataaatggaattaaaatatttttctgaaattttgaaaCTTAACCCCAGTCTTACCCCTTGGTAGCCCACAGAATAGATCAAATCCCTCTTGTCACAGGACACCTTGTGAAATATTAGAAcccttatatttttcttcaatcaCCTAACTCAGTGctttgcacattaaaaaaaaaaaattgttaagtaaACTTCCTCCATCATCCATCAATGTACCAGGGGTGAAATAATGTGGTATAGActctaaaagatattttattggttttataaTACGTCTTTCattgcattatctcattttaagaaaaaataatcaggaaTACGATAGCCAAGAATTCAGAAATTCAAAACATAAATACATTCTTCTACCGCAAAAGCTTTCTCACCCCTTTAAGATGTTCTTATCTCCACTGCAAGTGACAGTTTCTTTAACACTGTTGGGATGCCTCATGTGGGCAAAGCTGGGCTGGGACAAGCTGCTCAGCTGTGCCAAGAAGAGTCCATCCTCAAAGGGAAGTTTCTTCTCACCTGCAGGTTGCCCTTGGCTTCCTGGGCTGACTCAGGACTTCATACACAGCCTGGATCTCCAGAAAGTGCCTCTGAGCTTCTTCCGCCTGGTGCCAACTGTGGTCTTCACTAGCTCCAGGTATCTGCaatgtatttcttcatttgttgcCCCCTCCGAGAGACCCAAAACCTTAGGGAGACACAAGCTAACAAATTAGAACCTCATTATGTTGTCAGGGCTCCTGAGCCTCTCCTTGCTCCCTTCCTAAATCAGGTGAGAATTGGCTTCCACTTGCTGGTGGGAAAGGCACAGAGCCTCAGATTAGAATTCCAGCCTTTTGAAACATGGACAACCTCTGGATCTCATGGCAAGAACCAGGATTTGCTTTTAATCACAGATGATCATTTTCCAACCTGGAACTTGGCATCCCTGGTAAGATCTCCTCCTTGCAAGAGAAATAAGCATATATGTCCAccaaagacatgtacaagaatatttataacagctttattcagaatagccccaaactggaaaccacccaaatgttcattgacaaAAGTggatagataaactgtggtatattcatacaatgggatactatacaacaatgaaaacaaacagtTTATAATCCCATGCAACAGTATGAATAAATCTCACAAACgtaatgttgaatgaaagaactcAGACACAAAAGTGTACAcactgaatgattccatttatatgaagtccaagaaaggcaaaactaatctatggtaatAGAAGTCAGAATAGAGGTTTTTTTCCCAGGAAAGGAGTATAGATTGGGAAGGGGTATGAGGGAACCTTCTTAGTGCTAGAAATATTCCATACCTTCATTGGAGTGGTGGTTACATAGGTATCTATATAAAATTATTGTACTCTATAtatgttatacctcaataaaaagtaaataatatacaTGTATCTTTCCCCACTCCCTATTAGAGCCTCTGAACCTTCCCCCATTGCACACAGAAGCCCAAAGAAGCCAGGACACCCTTCTGGGGGCTGACCCAGCAGACATGAAAACAGTACTTCCACATTATGGGTACCTGCTCCAATAAGGCttagcctagggcttccctggtggcacagtggttaagaatccacctgccaatgcaggggacacgggctcaagccctggtccaggaagatcccacatgccgcggagcaactaagcccgagcgccacaactactgagcctccactttagagcccgtgagccacaactactgagcctgcgagcctagagcccatgctccgcagcaagagaagccactgcaatgagaagcccgcgcgccgcaacgaagagtagcccccgctcaccgcaactaaagaaagcctgcgcacagcaacgaagacccaaggcagccaaaagtaaataaataaatttattttttaataaaagcctTAGCCTAACTTCCGGAGCCATTCTAGACAGGAATGAGAGGGAAGAAAACTTACCTGGTAAGCCAGCTGACACTTCTAATCCTGAAAACTGTGAACAAACTCATAGAGCTTTTACCACTCCTGGAAGTAGCCGCTGCTGAATCCATGATCTCCCACCAGCAGCTTCTAGACCCAGTAAGGCAGAAGGAGGACAGACTCCATCAGGTGCCCAAGGAGGGGGAAGAAGCTGAACCAACTGAAGAAGGAGCCAAGGGTCTCTGCCACATAGCTAAGGGTGGCAGCCGTGTTGCAGAGGGCACTGTACGCTAGCCGGCATGTGAAGCAAGGTAAGCCAAGCCCAGGCAGTAGAGCCTCACAATGAGCATCTCTGACCCAACTGAAGCTTTGTAGAGGCGATGCTTCTGGGCTGTGATGCCAGCAGCCAAGCTGATGGGCAGGATGGCTACGCGGCGGCCATAGAAAATAGGGGAAGTACGAAATGCTGCTCCTAGAGTGTTCTTAAAGTCTGAGGTCTGGTTACCAACAGCAGCCATCAGCAAAACCCCTAAGCCAACTGCCAGTGGGAGGCCCACAATATAGAAGCTACCCATGAAGGAGAGGCAAATGAGAGCCACAAGGCCAAAGTAAATGCCCACTATCATCTGGGCAGCAAAGTGAATGGGACTCAAAGGGTGTGTCCCCCCTGCTGAGCTCTGCCTCTGCCGCTGGGGTCTGTTGGCCTGAGCAACAAAGCTTGGGAGCTTCCAGAATTCCCAGAGCCAGCCTaggccatccccaccccaccccgccccccagggTAAGCATCCAGAGCAGTGCGTGGCTGTCCCACCCAAGATATAGGTGATGGAGCCCAGCAAGGCCCCCTACAGCCCAGAGGGCATAGGTCATCAGGAGGCCCTTGGCCATCCTCTAGGAAAAGGGTCTCAGAACAAGTCCAGTGGCACCTGCCATTGCTCTGAATGCCAAAATCTGGGATCATCTGTGAGAATCATGGCAGTCACGGCCCCAGAGTTATCCTTAGACCCTAAGACATGGAAAAAAGCAGTCATAAGATTATATACAGGTCCCCACACAGTAACCATTTCTCCTTCCAATATAGTCAAGTCCAGATCTTCCTGAGTGTCCCTGAAATTGTGGTCCTCCCATACCCTTAGGTCTAACACCTCATCTCTGTTTTTTACAACCACAGTGACTCCAAATTTAGGGGAGAAGAATGTTTGAAATGCCTTCAGTTGAGTAACTGAGAACTCAGCACACGGACAAAAAAAGCAGAAGCTTACATTTCAGACCTCCCCTCAGACCACTGACCTCCTGGAATGACtcgtggggtggggcggggagaggtGGAATGAATCGGAGTGAATACAATGTCCCCGAAAGTTcctacacatttttaaagtccCCTGCCACCCAGCCGGCTCCACCCGGCCCCAGCTCCGACTGTGGCTGCCCTCAGACACTTGGCGGAGATTTGagcccctctccagcctcccaTCTCTCCAGACCAGGACATCTTCCCACAA
This region includes:
- the DNAJC22 gene encoding LOW QUALITY PROTEIN: dnaJ homolog subfamily C member 22 (The sequence of the model RefSeq protein was modified relative to this genomic sequence to represent the inferred CDS: inserted 2 bases in 2 codons; deleted 1 base in 1 codon; substituted 3 bases at 3 genomic stop codons), which gives rise to MAKGLLMTYALWAVGGLAGLHHLYLGWDSHALLWMLTLGGGVGWGGLGWLWEFWKLPSFVAQANRPQRQRQSSAGGTHPLSPIHFAAQMIVGIYFGLVALICLSFMGSFYIVGLPLAVGLGVLLMAAVGNQTSDFKNTLGAAFRTSPIFYGRRVAILPISLAAGITAQKHRLYKASVGSEMLIVRLYCLGLAYLXFTCRLAYSALCNTAATLSYVAETLGSFFSWFSFFPLLGHLMESVLLLPYWVXKLLVGDHGFSSGYFQEWXKLYEFVHSFQDXKCQLAYQVLGLSEGATNEEIHCRYLELVXDHSWHQAEEAQRHFLEIQAVYEVLSQPRKPRATCR